The DNA region ACTTTCACATTAACAACATCACCTTCAGAAAGCTTGTCACTAACCTTCTCAACACGCTCTTCAGAAATTTGTGAAATATGTACAAGGCCATCTTTGCCTGGCAAGATCGATACAAATGCACCAAAGTCCATTAAACGAACAACTTTACCTTCGTAAATTTTGCCCACTTCAACTTCTGCAGTAATATCTTCTATGCGTTTTAACGCTTTTTCGCCAGCTTCACGATCAACTGAAGCAACTTTTACGATGCCTTCATCAGTAATATCAATAGATGCGCCTGTTTCTTCGGTAATTGCCCGAATAGTGACACCACCTTTACCAATAACATCACGAATTTTTGCTGGGTCAATCTTAAGTGTAAGGATGCGCGGAGCAAAATCAGACATCTCTTCGCGTGCTTGTGAAAGATCAGAATTCATTTTTTCTAAGATATGCAAGCGGCCTGCCTTTGCTTGCTCCAACGCATTAGACATGATTTCATGCGTAATCCCTTGGATTTTGATATCCATTTGAAGTGCAGTCACACCAGAATCTGTACCAGAGACTTTAAAGTCCATATCACCTAAGTGATCTTCATCGCCCAAAATGTCAGACAAGACCGCAAATTCATCACCTTCTTTGATAAGGCCCATCGCGATACCAGCTACAGGTGATTTAATCGGCACACCTGCATCCATTAGCGCCAAACTAGTACCACATGTGCTCGCCATTGAGCTTGAACCATTTGATTCTGTCACTTCGGCTACAACACGTAGTACATAAGAGAAATCTTCTTGGCTTGGTAGAACCGCTTGAATACCACGTTTTGCTAAACGACCATGACCAATTTCACGTCTTTTTGGTGAACCAACAAAGCCTGTTTCACCAACACAATATGGAGGGAAGTTATAGTGCAACATGAAGTGATCACGGTACTCACCTTCTACTGCATCAATCATTTGTGCATCGCGGTCTGTGCCTAACGTTGCAACAACTAATGCCTGCGTTTCACCGCGAGTAAATAGCGCCGAACCGTGTGCACGAGGTAAAACCCCTGTACGCACATGGATAGGACGAACAGTTGACAAATCACGTCCATCAATACGTTTTTTAGTCGATAGTACTAACTCACGGACATGTTTCTTTTCTAGAGAAGAGAAGATTTCTTTTACTTCTTCAGGGTCTTCGTCTTCAAGTTGGGCTAATACACTTGTACGTAGCTCTTGTAATTTAACTTGACGATCAAGTTTAACAAGAATCGTATACGCATCTGCAATGCCAGCTGTTGCAAGATCAGCCACTTTTTCAAGTAACGTTTGATCTTTTTCGGGTGCAACCCATTCCATACGTGGCTTACCCACCTGTTCAGCTAGCTCATTAATGGCCTGAATAGCCGCCTGCATTTGTTCGTGGCCAAAGGTCACGGCGCCCAACATAATATCTTCAGGCAAACAATCAGCTTCTGATTCAACCATTAAAACAGCATCTTCAGTACCTGCAACAACTAAATCTAATTTAGACTCAGCCAAAGCATTTTTTGATGGGTTTAATGCATATTCACCATTTATATAACCTACTCGTGCAGCACCAATTGGACCTTCAAACGGTAGACCTGAAATAGCCAATGCAGCTGATGCACCTAATAAGGCAGGAATATCTGGATCAACTTCTGGGTTTAGTGAAATAACAGTCGCAATAACCTGAGTTTCGTTTTTGTATCCTTTTGGAAACAGTGGACGAATAGGACGGTCGATAAGACGAGAAGTTAGAGTTTCTTTCTCACTTGGTCGCCCTTCTCTCTTAAAAAAACCACCCGGTATTTTACCTGCAGCATATGTTTTTTCTTGATAGTTTACGGTAAGCGGAAAGAATGAATTATTTTCTCCCCCTTCACGTTTACCTACTGCTGTTACTAAAACAATCGTACCGTCTATTTCTACTAGTACTGCTCCGTCTGCTTGACGTGCAATCTCACCTGTTTCAAAAGATACAGTCTGATGACCGAATTGAAACTCTTTTTTTACTGAATTCACTATTTATGCCTACCTATTATTTATCTTTTACTTTCTCAATCCTAAACGCGCAATCAATGCACGGTAACGTTCTACGTCTTTGCCTTTTAAATAGTCTAATAACTTACGGCGACGGTTAATAATTCTTAATAAACCTTGACGTGAATGGTGATCTTTTTTGTTCTCAGAAAAATGCGGTGTCAAATGATTGATTCTCCCCGTTAACAAAGCAACTTGAACCTCTGGAGATCCTGTATCACCTTCTGATAACGCATATTCTTTAACAATTTCTTGCTTTTGTTCTGTACCGAACGACATATTTCTTACTCCACTTTCTATTATATTAATCTTAAGTAACAGTTCATTGTACTCTTCGTAATGTATGCTAACAAGCTTTAAGACAAATGCTTAAGCAAGCTTATTATGCAAAAATCCTGATAGGCGCCAAATAGTTACCCTCACTCCACTTACCAAGGCCAAAAATATTTCCCTTTGGGTCATTTAAACGAATAATAGGGGAATTTTCTAGACCGTCGACGTATATTTGCCGACCCAAACATAAATCACTCACCGCTTTATCATTACAGTTGATGATAGGGTATTGTTGAAGCGCCAAATCTAGACTATTCAACTGGCAATCTAAACTAGCCAAATCACCTTTATCAGCCTCTAATTGCTCTATGGTAACCGCATCATTAAGGTCAAACGGACCAGTTTTAAGGCGCCTTAAAAAGGTCACGTGAGCCCCACACCCTAACTGCTTACCAATATCTTCTGCCAAAGTGCGAACATACGTACCTTTAGTACACGACACTTCAAACGTTAGGGTTTCTTCGGATTGTGACAGCAAGCTCAATGAATTAATCGTCACCTCACGAGCTGGCCGCGGCACTACCTGCCCTGCGCGTGCTATGTCATACAACCGCCGACCGTTATGTTTAAGCGCC from Cycloclasticus pugetii PS-1 includes:
- the pnp gene encoding polyribonucleotide nucleotidyltransferase produces the protein MNSVKKEFQFGHQTVSFETGEIARQADGAVLVEIDGTIVLVTAVGKREGGENNSFFPLTVNYQEKTYAAGKIPGGFFKREGRPSEKETLTSRLIDRPIRPLFPKGYKNETQVIATVISLNPEVDPDIPALLGASAALAISGLPFEGPIGAARVGYINGEYALNPSKNALAESKLDLVVAGTEDAVLMVESEADCLPEDIMLGAVTFGHEQMQAAIQAINELAEQVGKPRMEWVAPEKDQTLLEKVADLATAGIADAYTILVKLDRQVKLQELRTSVLAQLEDEDPEEVKEIFSSLEKKHVRELVLSTKKRIDGRDLSTVRPIHVRTGVLPRAHGSALFTRGETQALVVATLGTDRDAQMIDAVEGEYRDHFMLHYNFPPYCVGETGFVGSPKRREIGHGRLAKRGIQAVLPSQEDFSYVLRVVAEVTESNGSSSMASTCGTSLALMDAGVPIKSPVAGIAMGLIKEGDEFAVLSDILGDEDHLGDMDFKVSGTDSGVTALQMDIKIQGITHEIMSNALEQAKAGRLHILEKMNSDLSQAREEMSDFAPRILTLKIDPAKIRDVIGKGGVTIRAITEETGASIDITDEGIVKVASVDREAGEKALKRIEDITAEVEVGKIYEGKVVRLMDFGAFVSILPGKDGLVHISQISEERVEKVSDKLSEGDVVNVKVLEVDRQGRVRLSMKEID
- the rpsO gene encoding 30S ribosomal protein S15, with the protein product MSFGTEQKQEIVKEYALSEGDTGSPEVQVALLTGRINHLTPHFSENKKDHHSRQGLLRIINRRRKLLDYLKGKDVERYRALIARLGLRK
- the truB gene encoding tRNA pseudouridine(55) synthase TruB codes for the protein MSERKKKGRDISGILILDKPLHISSSRAVQIIKRLYGAKKVGHTGSLDPLASGVLPICLGHATKVSQYLLASDKTYQFTMRLGQTTTTGDVEGEVLAERPVPSINKNDLNLILETFSGKIKQIPPMYSALKHNGRRLYDIARAGQVVPRPAREVTINSLSLLSQSEETLTFEVSCTKGTYVRTLAEDIGKQLGCGAHVTFLRRLKTGPFDLNDAVTIEQLEADKGDLASLDCQLNSLDLALQQYPIINCNDKAVSDLCLGRQIYVDGLENSPIIRLNDPKGNIFGLGKWSEGNYLAPIRIFA